In the genome of Hymenobacter cellulosivorans, one region contains:
- a CDS encoding DHA2 family efflux MFS transporter permease subunit → METGFTKWIIVITVVLCCLLELIDTSIVNVALTQMMGNLSATQQEVTWVIASYGIANVIVIPMTGFLAEQFGRRNYYFVSVVLFTLASIACGQSTNIWELVAFRFVQGIGGGALMATSQAILIDTFPPKQLPLGQALFGMGVIIGPTIGPTLGGYIVDNYDWPWIFYVNVPVGIMASIFTILFIRDPERIKNAIPRPLGEIDWAGIFLLILGVGSLQLVLEQGETEDWFESAYINSFTALAVIGLVGFVWRELTAKQPIVDLRVLGKSRNLAVGAVLSFVLGFGMFASVFIFPIFTQRILGFTAAQTGLILLPGALASGFMMPVIGKMLQAGVPQKYMIPAGFLIFFVFTFWMAKIISPTAGEDDFFWPLMVRGLGMGLIFLPITTMSLAGLKGKDAGQAAGLTGMIRQLGGSFGVAIVGTYLERSIAQNRVSPLAHISLYDTNTVQRIQAFTANFMSRGFSFEQAQKQAYAALEGILMKQVSIITYSQVFSMIGLFFVVCLPLIFFIKRAKTGEAIDLNAAH, encoded by the coding sequence ATGGAAACCGGATTTACCAAGTGGATCATCGTTATTACGGTGGTACTCTGCTGTTTGCTGGAGCTCATTGATACTAGCATCGTGAACGTGGCCCTGACCCAGATGATGGGTAACCTCTCGGCAACCCAGCAGGAAGTAACCTGGGTAATTGCCTCCTATGGCATTGCCAACGTTATTGTGATTCCCATGACGGGCTTCTTGGCCGAGCAGTTTGGCCGCCGCAACTACTACTTCGTCTCGGTGGTGCTCTTCACGCTGGCTTCCATCGCCTGCGGCCAGAGCACCAACATCTGGGAGCTGGTGGCCTTCCGCTTCGTGCAGGGCATTGGTGGTGGCGCTTTGATGGCTACTTCCCAGGCTATTCTCATCGACACCTTCCCGCCCAAGCAGCTTCCGCTAGGTCAGGCTTTGTTCGGCATGGGCGTTATCATCGGTCCGACTATTGGCCCGACGCTCGGCGGTTACATCGTGGATAACTACGACTGGCCCTGGATTTTCTACGTCAACGTGCCCGTGGGCATCATGGCTTCTATTTTCACTATCCTGTTTATTCGGGACCCCGAGCGAATCAAAAATGCCATTCCGCGGCCCCTGGGCGAAATCGACTGGGCCGGAATTTTCCTGCTGATTCTGGGCGTAGGCTCGTTGCAGCTGGTACTGGAGCAGGGTGAAACCGAAGACTGGTTTGAAAGTGCCTACATCAACAGCTTTACGGCCCTGGCTGTTATTGGCCTAGTGGGCTTCGTGTGGCGTGAGCTTACTGCCAAGCAGCCCATTGTGGACCTGCGGGTGCTGGGCAAGAGCCGCAACTTGGCCGTAGGGGCGGTGCTCTCCTTTGTGCTGGGCTTCGGCATGTTTGCTTCGGTGTTCATCTTCCCGATTTTCACCCAGCGCATCCTGGGCTTTACCGCCGCCCAAACCGGTCTGATTCTGTTGCCCGGGGCTTTGGCTTCCGGCTTTATGATGCCCGTCATCGGCAAGATGCTGCAAGCCGGCGTGCCGCAGAAATACATGATTCCGGCCGGCTTCCTGATCTTCTTTGTCTTCACGTTCTGGATGGCCAAAATCATTTCGCCCACCGCCGGCGAAGATGATTTCTTCTGGCCCCTGATGGTACGCGGCCTGGGCATGGGCCTGATCTTCCTGCCTATTACTACCATGAGTCTGGCGGGCCTGAAAGGCAAAGACGCCGGCCAGGCTGCCGGCCTCACCGGTATGATTCGCCAGCTCGGCGGCTCGTTTGGGGTGGCCATTGTGGGCACGTATCTGGAGCGGAGCATTGCCCAAAACCGCGTTAGCCCGCTGGCGCACATCTCGCTCTACGACACCAATACGGTGCAGCGGATTCAGGCTTTCACGGCCAACTTCATGTCGCGCGGCTTCTCCTTTGAGCAAGCCCAGAAACAGGCTTACGCCGCGCTGGAAGGCATTCTGATGAAGCAGGTTTCCATTATCACCTACTCCCAGGTGTTTTCCATGATTGGCCTCTTTTTCGTGGTGTGTTTGCCGCTGATATTCTTCATCAAGCGCGCCAAGACCGGAGAAGCCATTGACCTGAATGCCGCGCACTAG